The Carcharodon carcharias isolate sCarCar2 chromosome 39 unlocalized genomic scaffold, sCarCar2.pri SUPER_39_unloc_1, whole genome shotgun sequence genome segment CTCTGCTCTTGGCACTCGGTTTGCAATGTAATAAACATGCATAGAGGAATATAGGTGAAAGAGACTTTGAATGAAAGTGGGGTATGGTGAAATCCATTAACCTGAGGTCCGCCGAGCTAGGGGACATGGTTGTGATTTACAATCAAACGCAACACACATTGAAACTGAAATGAGAGAGGGATGCAGTTTCCGCCAGCTCATTTTAGCTAATCCAATAATTAGAACATAAAAGTTCAACAATGTAAATTTCCACCATTACGCGTTTTAAAAAAACGGTCTGCAAGCACCCCTCCCCCATAAAGACCCCGCCGCGCACCCATTCAGCGGCAGAAACAGGAACTACGCCATTTTCTCTTTCACTTCACCAGCGCGTTGACATGAATGAACCGATAACATTCAAAAGGTTTATGTGTGAATCCCATATTTTCACACGTCAATAGGAGCTTTATTCCAGCCTGTTGCAAACCGACCAGGGAATGAATTAGAATTTAATCCGAGTTCCGATGCAGGAAGTCGGAACCTGGACCAAAAAATGGGAGACACAACCACTGAGATTTTATTATATTTTATAATTCAGATTGACTTTTCCTGCCTTCAAACTTGGTTTATTTTAATGTCAGTTTCTCGTCCCTCTGAAATTGGCGGGCATTTTGAAATTGACGAACTGTCAGTTGCTGCTCCACAAATCAGGGCCCAGAAATCCATGCAGCCCGCTGCTCTTTTCAAATTTCTCGGCGGGATTGCGCTGCATCCAATCAGGACAGGAGGGAGGTGACGGACAATGTCTTAAATAGACAGACACAGAGCGGATTCATCATTCTCAGAGTCTGTGTTCCGCAGCGTTTGTTATCATGGCCAGGACCAAGCAGACAGCGCGCAAGTCGACCGGAGGGAAAGCTCCCCGCAAGCAGCTGGCGACCAAAGCTGCCCGCAAGAGCGCTCCAGCCACGGGCGGCGTGAAGAAGCCCCATCGCTACAGGCCCGGCACTGTGGCTCTGCGGGAGATCCGCCGCTACCAGAAATCCACCGAGCTGTTGATCCGCAAACTGCCCTTCCAGCGCCTGGTGCGGGAgatcgctcaggacttcaagaccGACCTGCGCTTCCAGAGCTCGGCCGTCATGGCCCTGCAGGAGGCCAGCGAGGCTTACCTGGTGGGGCTCTTTGAGGACACCAACCTGTGCGCCATCCACGCCAAGCGGGTCACCATCATGCCCAAAGACATCCAGCTGGCGCGCCGTATCCGCGGGGAGCGCGCCTAAAAACACCACCTCAGCACCAAGTGCGACAAAGGCTCTTTTAAGAGCCACCAAGTCGGTCAGAGAAAGAGCTGCCATCTCTTAACCACACCAGCACTTTAGCCTCTTAGGCCTACAATTTATTTTCCTCACTTTGTAAACCGGTAACTGACCTTTGTTCCCTTTACCGGATGTTTCAGACGGTCTGAGGTCATTTCAAAGGCGATTATTTTAATGATATGTGAACGTTTTCCTTAATAGAAGAGTTTGGGCATAAATAGATGCAGCACCTACTACTGATGTCCGTAAGATGTAACAGTGCTAGCAGGATGCGTCTCACTCTAACCCACCCGTTCACAGATATCATCAGGAATGTTTTCATTGCGAAGCGATCGGAATGTTCACACATGCACTAAAACCcggattcagttccacatgcaacAAAGGCTCTTTTAAACGCCTCCTAGTCGGTCAGAGAAAGAGCAGCGACGTCTTATTAAAAGCTCCAGCTCCTAAAACCCTCAGACCGacaatttattttcattcattttgttTACCCGGTTCACTCTTTCTACTGCATTTGGGGTTTTGAGTGGATTCTGTTTATATGTGTATGTAATTTCACATCTTTTAATTAGAAATGGGACGAGTTAATTATTAAAGAACGTCTTTCTGAACATTGGCAATTGGTCAAATATAGATGCAGCAGAGAGTCCTGATGTCTGGATAAGGCAACAGCACCAGTCTCGTTCTAAGCAGCGCTTTCACTGATCGCATAAGAACTATAATGTCATTCCTAATCGATAGATATGTTACCGCACATCCGGATAGACAACAGGTCGCCCCTTTCAATGATTAAGTAAGTGGCTCTGAAAAGAGCCTTTGAGTTCTCAGTTTAAAGAATGGTCGATTCACTTGGTCTTGGTGGCTGCAGAGGCGCCGGACTTCTTGGGCAGTAGCACGGCCTGGATATTAGGCAGCACTCCGCCCTGAGCGATGGTCACccctcccagcagcttgttgagctcctcgTCGTTACGGACGGCCAGCTGCAGGTGTCTG includes the following:
- the LOC121274908 gene encoding histone H3, with the protein product MARTKQTARKSTGGKAPRKQLATKAARKSAPATGGVKKPHRYRPGTVALREIRRYQKSTELLIRKLPFQRLVREIAQDFKTDLRFQSSAVMALQEASEAYLVGLFEDTNLCAIHAKRVTIMPKDIQLARRIRGERA